The Oceanisphaera avium genome includes a region encoding these proteins:
- a CDS encoding c-type cytochrome: MFKLSSTTLLLSASLAAIGSAYAVDVDKLAIQDELAVTKSTGEYPTPPGWDKLPKGELGEKVLRGYQYFVDTQTLAPEFNGNGLNCVNCHTDAGKKENAAPLWAAYMSYPAFRKKNNKINDFQERIQGCFMFSMNGTPPLNDSDTLVDLSAYAYWLAQGTLTGDDFDANDMAVPSDAELLKGGKRDDFPFMKAYLDAGGSKEPELPGRGYPKLDKPEQAPDIARGKKVFEQECAVCHGADGQGQQVNEHYVFPPLWGPESFNWGAGMHRVNTAAEFIKQNMPLGQPGKLTDQQAWDVAMYVDTRERPQDPRSKGDVAQTRKDFHGAMSYYGTEVDGKILGSESSPNHPRKPQ; the protein is encoded by the coding sequence ATGTTTAAACTTTCTTCAACAACGCTGCTATTGAGCGCCTCATTGGCGGCGATAGGCAGTGCCTATGCGGTAGACGTAGATAAGCTGGCCATTCAAGATGAATTAGCCGTCACCAAAAGCACCGGAGAGTATCCCACTCCACCGGGCTGGGATAAATTACCTAAAGGCGAACTAGGAGAAAAAGTACTGCGTGGCTATCAATACTTTGTCGACACCCAAACCTTAGCGCCCGAATTTAATGGTAATGGCTTAAACTGTGTTAACTGCCACACCGATGCCGGTAAAAAAGAAAACGCCGCCCCCTTGTGGGCCGCTTATATGAGTTACCCCGCCTTTCGTAAGAAAAATAATAAAATAAACGACTTTCAAGAGCGTATCCAAGGTTGCTTTATGTTCTCTATGAACGGCACCCCTCCGCTCAATGATAGCGATACCTTAGTAGACTTATCTGCTTATGCTTATTGGCTAGCCCAGGGGACGTTAACGGGTGACGACTTTGATGCTAACGACATGGCAGTCCCCAGTGATGCCGAGCTTCTTAAAGGCGGTAAACGCGATGACTTTCCCTTTATGAAAGCTTATTTAGATGCCGGTGGCAGTAAAGAGCCAGAATTACCGGGACGGGGTTATCCTAAGTTAGATAAACCGGAACAGGCTCCGGATATCGCTCGTGGTAAAAAAGTTTTTGAACAAGAATGTGCGGTATGTCATGGCGCAGACGGTCAAGGCCAACAAGTGAATGAGCATTATGTTTTCCCTCCCCTATGGGGCCCAGAAAGCTTTAACTGGGGGGCAGGTATGCACCGTGTGAATACGGCCGCTGAATTTATTAAACAAAATATGCCGCTAGGCCAACCAGGTAAACTGACCGACCAACAAGCGTGGGATGTTGCCATGTATGTGGATACTCGCGAGCGCCCACAAGATCCTCGTAGTAAAGGAGATGTTGCTCAAACTCGTAAAGACTTTCATGGTGCTATGAGTTATTACGGCACCGAGGTAGATGGAAAAATATTAGGCAGTGAAAGTAGTCCTAATCATCCTAGAAAGCCACAGTAA
- a CDS encoding efflux RND transporter periplasmic adaptor subunit, with the protein MKKRLIISLSVVLLALVWYGFFATDWRSSETAPLTVTVEKGDVLEQVTATGTLQPSGYVDVGAQVSGQLKVIAVEVGDKVEQDQLLAEIDPTVYVAQVDASRAQLRSQRAQLQDRQAQLTLAKLQHTRQQNLLRANATAKENVQSAEASLRSAQAQVAALTAQIAQTESSLRADEANLSYAKVVAPMAGTVVQIEARQGQTLNASQQSPVLMRIADLAVMTVEAKVSEADITKLKPGMEVYFTTLGDAKRRWHSQLRKIEPMPEVENNVVLYKALFDIENPHGRLMSQMTTQVFFVIAQAKDTLLVPISALTFNDASDRSQATVTVVNSKQQTETRSVTVGVTNRIHGAITSGLTAGETLLLPTASAQGPSNRIGRRMRL; encoded by the coding sequence ATGAAAAAAAGGCTGATCATTAGTTTGAGCGTAGTGCTGCTCGCCCTCGTCTGGTATGGCTTCTTTGCTACAGATTGGCGAAGCAGTGAGACGGCGCCGCTTACAGTCACCGTAGAAAAAGGGGATGTATTAGAACAAGTGACGGCTACCGGTACACTACAACCCAGTGGTTATGTGGATGTGGGAGCTCAGGTTTCTGGGCAGTTAAAAGTGATTGCGGTAGAAGTAGGCGATAAAGTTGAACAAGATCAGTTACTAGCCGAAATAGACCCCACTGTGTATGTGGCCCAAGTGGATGCGAGCCGCGCTCAACTGCGCAGCCAACGTGCCCAGCTACAAGACCGACAAGCTCAACTCACTTTGGCTAAGCTACAACACACTCGCCAACAAAACTTGCTGCGTGCTAACGCTACTGCCAAAGAAAATGTACAAAGTGCTGAGGCCAGCTTGCGCTCAGCTCAGGCCCAAGTGGCCGCACTTACCGCCCAAATTGCCCAAACCGAGTCGAGTTTACGTGCCGATGAAGCCAATCTTAGTTATGCCAAAGTCGTGGCACCTATGGCAGGAACCGTAGTGCAAATTGAAGCGCGACAAGGGCAAACACTCAATGCAAGTCAACAATCGCCGGTGTTAATGCGCATCGCCGACTTAGCGGTGATGACGGTAGAAGCTAAAGTGTCAGAGGCAGATATAACCAAGCTAAAACCAGGAATGGAAGTTTACTTTACTACTCTAGGCGATGCCAAACGGCGCTGGCACAGTCAGTTGCGAAAAATTGAGCCCATGCCAGAAGTCGAAAATAATGTGGTGCTCTATAAAGCCTTATTTGATATTGAAAATCCTCACGGTCGTTTAATGTCACAAATGACAACCCAAGTATTTTTCGTTATCGCCCAAGCGAAAGACACTCTGTTAGTGCCCATATCAGCATTGACCTTTAATGATGCCTCCGATCGCAGTCAAGCCACAGTGACCGTCGTCAATAGCAAACAGCAAACCGAAACCCGCAGCGTTACCGTAGGCGTGACTAATCGTATACATGGCGCTATTACTTCTGGCTTAACCGCCGGCGAAACCCTGCTCTTACCCACGGCAAGTGCTCAAGGCCCTTCTAACCGTATTGGACGTAGGATGCGTTTATGA
- a CDS encoding efflux transporter outer membrane subunit, producing MRMFSWPLALVFAALLLAGCANSPHTERPAISQNMAADWNTSPLAQGQKQRLHQAWWLEFNSATLTDLISQALSANPDVRIAAERIRQAEAQVQAANATLFPSLNLGAGSDKSWQEPSSGSSTSRANTTANLGISYELDLWGKLKAERQAATAGVAISKYDLASAQLTLTTGVANAWFQLLTLTERVKINEENLKIAQQNLTIVEAKYKYGAAAVSDVYRQRGVVNNQIASLLPLREQRRQTVSALAILLGQAPQGYQLAGEPLSDINLPTLDAGLPSQLLHRRPDLAAAEAQLRAADANLHAARAALLPTVSLTGSGGLASAALLSLANPSQTLALGASLSQSIFDGGRKRSQIKVSEARRRELIEQYRKSILQALKETEDALGNINLSQQQLAKQRDIVSDAERTLTIAEQRYQAGADELLSLLDAQRSLFSAQEQQANLRQSQLNATLDLIKALGGGWTQPNEQH from the coding sequence ATGCGAATGTTTTCTTGGCCTCTCGCTTTGGTGTTTGCGGCCTTGCTGCTAGCCGGTTGCGCTAACAGCCCTCATACCGAGCGCCCGGCCATTAGTCAAAACATGGCCGCTGACTGGAATACCTCGCCCCTTGCACAAGGCCAGAAACAGCGACTGCATCAAGCTTGGTGGCTAGAATTTAACTCAGCCACCTTAACGGACTTAATAAGCCAAGCCTTAAGCGCCAATCCCGATGTGCGCATTGCCGCCGAGCGTATTAGGCAAGCCGAAGCCCAAGTACAAGCTGCTAATGCTACGCTGTTTCCCAGCCTCAACTTGGGCGCAGGCAGCGATAAAAGCTGGCAAGAGCCTAGCTCAGGTTCAAGCACTTCAAGAGCCAATACCACGGCTAATCTTGGCATTAGCTATGAACTGGATTTATGGGGAAAATTAAAAGCCGAGCGCCAAGCGGCGACGGCGGGCGTAGCGATCAGCAAATATGACTTGGCCAGCGCTCAGCTCACTTTAACCACAGGCGTTGCCAATGCTTGGTTTCAGTTATTAACGCTAACCGAGCGGGTGAAGATCAATGAAGAAAACTTAAAAATTGCCCAGCAAAATCTTACTATCGTCGAGGCCAAATATAAATATGGCGCCGCCGCAGTAAGCGATGTGTATCGCCAACGGGGCGTGGTCAATAACCAAATCGCCAGCCTATTGCCGCTGCGCGAGCAACGCCGTCAGACAGTGTCGGCATTGGCCATTTTATTAGGCCAAGCTCCCCAAGGTTATCAGCTCGCTGGCGAGCCATTAAGTGATATTAACTTGCCCACGCTGGATGCCGGGCTACCCAGTCAGCTATTACATCGCCGACCCGACTTAGCTGCAGCCGAAGCCCAACTACGAGCGGCAGACGCCAACTTACATGCCGCGCGCGCCGCCCTCTTGCCCACGGTGTCACTCACCGGCAGCGGTGGCCTAGCCAGTGCCGCGCTGTTATCTTTGGCCAACCCCAGCCAAACGCTGGCCTTAGGTGCCAGCCTAAGCCAGAGTATTTTTGATGGTGGCCGCAAGCGCAGCCAGATAAAAGTGAGCGAAGCACGCCGCCGAGAGCTGATAGAGCAATATCGCAAGTCAATTCTACAAGCACTAAAAGAAACGGAAGATGCACTGGGCAATATCAATCTAAGCCAGCAACAACTGGCTAAGCAGCGTGATATCGTAAGTGATGCCGAGCGCACCTTAACTATCGCCGAGCAGCGCTATCAGGCCGGTGCCGATGAGCTGTTATCCTTATTGGATGCCCAGCGCAGTCTATTTAGCGCCCAAGAGCAACAAGCTAACTTGCGCCAAAGCCAACTCAACGCCACCTTAGATTTAATTAAAGCCCTCGGCGGCGGTTGGACTCAGCCTAATGAGCAGCATTAA
- a CDS encoding M48 family metallopeptidase, with protein sequence MTSLTYIAHYPEQIQTQARLLISQGRLGNYLEKKYPERHQIQSDKALYHYTTEIKNQYMRKSAPLSQVSYDSKLQIVKHALGMHTAQSRVQGNKLKSHNSIKVAALFKAAPAPFLRMIVVHELAHFKEKQHDKAFYQLCCHMEPDYHQLELDTRLWLHWRELTAI encoded by the coding sequence GTGACCAGCTTAACGTATATCGCTCATTATCCTGAGCAAATTCAGACCCAAGCGAGGTTATTGATAAGCCAAGGTCGCTTAGGCAATTATTTAGAAAAAAAATATCCTGAGCGGCATCAGATCCAAAGCGATAAGGCCTTGTATCACTACACCACAGAGATAAAAAACCAATATATGCGTAAAAGCGCCCCGTTATCCCAGGTCAGTTACGACAGCAAGCTGCAGATAGTAAAACACGCATTAGGCATGCACACCGCGCAATCTCGAGTGCAAGGCAACAAGTTAAAGTCCCATAATAGTATTAAGGTGGCGGCGTTATTTAAGGCGGCACCGGCGCCATTTTTGCGCATGATAGTGGTCCATGAATTAGCGCACTTTAAAGAAAAACAACATGATAAAGCCTTCTATCAGCTGTGCTGTCATATGGAGCCTGATTATCACCAACTGGAGCTAGATACGCGGCTGTGGTTACATTGGCGTGAGCTAACAGCTATCTAG
- a CDS encoding MacB family efflux pump subunit: MNTPLIELKGISKTYGRGELATTVLNDINLTLYRGEFVAIMGSSGSGKSTLMNILGCLDKASSGEYYLQGNNVADLNRDQLAELRRDTFGFIFQSYHLLAGMSAQDNVAVPAVYAGLSRPERQQQAAQLLTTLGLADRLANKPNQLSGGQQQRVSIARALMNGGDIILADEPTGALDSQSGKEVMALLSQLAHSGHTVILITHDPKVAALANRQIEISDGRIIKDPGPSLVATPSPLPTSQRGQGSLAAELIEAVRTALSALSSNLFRAALTLLGIVIGVASVITMLAIGNGSQQEIVQSISAMGSNLLSVRPGAPNQFGRRTTSTLVAADMQAIKELPNISAVVPEIGGSATVRFGNLDHSPEINGTSADFVRARLWPLAKGTFFTEADEQSYATVAVIGQSVVAALFPQQEPLGQYVMINSHLFQVIGVMSAKGASAWGQDQDDVVFVPYTTGGLRLFGQQFLRNITVSVNEVEHINNTEAEIKRLLIARHGGEDFQIRNMSSIIDTVSATTQTFTWLLGSIAAISLLVGGIGVMNIMLVSVSERTREIGIRMATGAHTRHILQQFLIEALVVSALGGALGVALGLAVTAVLSIFGIAVYYSLSPVLLAFSCAFATGLIFGWLPARKAAQLDPVVALSSE, from the coding sequence ATGAACACGCCACTAATTGAGCTTAAAGGAATAAGCAAAACTTACGGTCGCGGTGAACTTGCTACCACTGTGCTTAATGACATTAACCTTACTCTGTATCGCGGTGAGTTTGTGGCCATTATGGGCAGCTCTGGCTCTGGTAAGTCTACGTTAATGAATATTTTAGGCTGTTTAGATAAAGCCAGCAGTGGTGAGTATTACTTGCAAGGTAACAATGTTGCCGATTTAAATCGCGACCAATTAGCCGAGCTACGACGAGATACCTTTGGCTTTATATTTCAAAGTTACCATTTATTAGCGGGCATGAGTGCGCAAGATAACGTAGCGGTACCGGCGGTCTATGCCGGTTTATCTCGCCCTGAGCGCCAACAGCAAGCAGCACAGTTACTGACCACCTTAGGTCTAGCAGACCGCTTAGCTAATAAGCCCAATCAATTATCCGGTGGCCAACAGCAAAGAGTCTCTATTGCGCGCGCCTTAATGAATGGCGGCGATATTATCTTAGCCGATGAGCCCACCGGCGCTCTTGATAGTCAAAGTGGCAAAGAAGTGATGGCATTGCTAAGCCAATTAGCGCACAGCGGCCACACCGTAATTTTAATCACTCACGACCCCAAAGTAGCGGCACTGGCAAATAGACAGATTGAGATAAGTGATGGGCGCATTATTAAAGACCCCGGTCCAAGCTTGGTCGCCACTCCTAGCCCCTTACCCACTTCACAAAGAGGCCAGGGTTCACTAGCGGCAGAATTAATAGAGGCGGTGCGCACCGCCTTGAGTGCGCTCAGCAGTAATTTATTTCGCGCGGCACTAACGTTACTGGGTATTGTTATCGGCGTGGCCTCGGTTATTACCATGCTGGCCATCGGCAATGGCTCGCAGCAAGAAATTGTACAAAGTATCAGTGCCATGGGCAGTAATTTATTATCGGTGCGCCCAGGCGCACCCAACCAATTTGGGCGGCGCACAACTTCTACGCTAGTAGCCGCTGATATGCAGGCCATTAAAGAGCTGCCCAATATTAGTGCGGTAGTGCCAGAAATTGGCGGCAGTGCCACCGTACGCTTTGGCAATTTAGATCATAGCCCTGAGATTAATGGCACCTCGGCGGATTTTGTTCGCGCTCGGCTCTGGCCGCTCGCTAAGGGCACTTTTTTTACCGAAGCCGATGAGCAAAGTTATGCCACTGTCGCCGTGATTGGACAATCGGTAGTCGCGGCGCTCTTTCCTCAACAAGAGCCATTAGGTCAATATGTCATGATAAATTCCCACCTCTTTCAAGTGATTGGGGTAATGAGTGCTAAGGGCGCCTCAGCGTGGGGACAAGATCAAGATGACGTGGTGTTTGTGCCCTACACCACCGGCGGCTTGCGCTTATTTGGTCAACAATTTTTACGCAATATCACCGTCTCGGTGAATGAGGTAGAGCATATTAATAATACCGAAGCCGAAATTAAGCGCCTCTTAATAGCACGCCACGGCGGAGAAGATTTTCAAATCCGCAACATGTCCTCCATTATCGATACCGTGTCTGCAACTACCCAGACTTTTACGTGGCTACTGGGCTCTATCGCGGCTATTTCGTTATTAGTGGGCGGCATTGGCGTGATGAATATTATGTTAGTCAGTGTGAGTGAGCGCACCCGAGAAATTGGCATCCGCATGGCCACCGGTGCTCATACTCGCCATATTTTACAGCAATTTTTAATTGAAGCTCTGGTCGTCTCCGCGCTTGGGGGAGCATTAGGTGTGGCGTTAGGTTTAGCGGTCACCGCTGTGCTCAGTATATTTGGTATTGCTGTGTATTACTCGTTATCGCCGGTGCTGCTGGCCTTTAGTTGTGCTTTTGCCACCGGCTTAATCTTTGGCTGGCTGCCAGCACGCAAAGCCGCACAGCTCGACCCTGTGGTGGCGCTTTCTTCTGAGTAA
- a CDS encoding c-type cytochrome, whose amino-acid sequence MKKLVFLASALAVTTGSAYADMPPQAAACVACHQASGLGAPHLAPAIAGMPAAYLAAQLKHFQNNERQNPIMQPMAMALDEAGIKATSEWFASLPLEQPKNPDFRGDKSPASLTERGEQLAYLGDWQRNIPSCVSCHGPGGVGVGDTFPHLAGQHADYLESQLKAWQAGTRSGDSHGLMGHIAKKLTADEITAVANYFASVEVK is encoded by the coding sequence ATGAAAAAACTCGTATTCTTAGCCAGTGCCTTGGCTGTTACTACTGGATCGGCTTATGCCGATATGCCCCCGCAAGCGGCGGCTTGTGTGGCTTGTCATCAAGCGAGTGGCTTAGGTGCACCGCATCTGGCGCCCGCTATTGCCGGCATGCCCGCCGCTTATCTTGCGGCGCAGCTAAAGCACTTTCAAAATAATGAACGCCAAAACCCCATTATGCAGCCCATGGCCATGGCACTGGATGAAGCAGGCATAAAAGCCACCAGTGAATGGTTTGCCAGCCTCCCTTTAGAGCAACCTAAAAATCCCGATTTTCGCGGTGATAAGTCGCCAGCCAGCCTTACCGAACGCGGTGAGCAGCTCGCCTATTTAGGCGATTGGCAACGCAATATTCCTAGCTGTGTTTCTTGTCATGGCCCTGGTGGCGTCGGGGTGGGCGATACTTTCCCTCACTTAGCAGGTCAACACGCTGACTATCTGGAAAGCCAACTAAAAGCGTGGCAAGCCGGTACACGCAGCGGAGATAGCCACGGCCTGATGGGACATATAGCTAAAAAACTGACTGCTGATGAAATTACTGCCGTCGCCAACTACTTTGCCAGCGTGGAGGTGAAATAA